One window of Candidatus Eisenbacteria bacterium genomic DNA carries:
- a CDS encoding biotin/lipoyl-binding protein, with translation MADPRSRLGRLVGIGIAAGALILGVVVVRRVVLHPQTDDAVVMADIIGVVPQVSGTITELHVKDNQRVKQGDVLLVVDPRPYEFAVQRARAEVAALDGEIEVTQRRIEGQRFAAAAAKATVQRMEAQLKNATDTLHRLEPLLPKEFVTADKIDQARTAKLTAAAGLDEARQKMDQAEKDIGDLEALLAKRSAAQAALGKAELDLDFCYVRAQFDALVVNLHTSVGAFVGPGPVPVFSLVDTRAWYVLANYRETELDHIAPGMEAEVYVLTDPRLRFRGTVQGIGWAVNPEDQPITPGLPPIKRELNWVHIAQRFPVRIRIDDPQPPHVFRVGASAVAIIRGWPPGGPTNRPD, from the coding sequence TCATCCTCGGCGTCGTGGTCGTCCGACGCGTCGTGCTGCATCCCCAGACCGACGACGCTGTCGTGATGGCCGACATCATCGGAGTGGTGCCCCAGGTGAGCGGAACCATCACCGAGCTGCACGTGAAGGACAACCAAAGGGTGAAGCAAGGCGACGTCTTGCTCGTCGTCGATCCACGCCCGTACGAGTTCGCGGTGCAGCGCGCACGCGCCGAGGTCGCTGCTCTCGACGGCGAGATCGAGGTCACCCAGCGGCGCATCGAAGGCCAACGCTTCGCGGCTGCTGCCGCCAAGGCGACCGTGCAGCGCATGGAGGCCCAGCTGAAGAACGCCACCGACACCCTCCACCGCCTCGAGCCGCTCTTGCCGAAGGAGTTCGTGACGGCGGACAAGATCGACCAGGCTCGCACGGCGAAGCTCACCGCCGCCGCCGGGCTCGACGAGGCGCGGCAGAAGATGGATCAGGCGGAGAAGGACATCGGTGATCTCGAGGCGCTGCTCGCGAAGCGGAGCGCGGCGCAGGCGGCGCTCGGCAAGGCGGAACTCGACCTCGACTTCTGCTACGTGCGCGCACAGTTCGACGCGCTCGTCGTCAACCTGCACACCTCGGTCGGCGCGTTCGTGGGACCCGGTCCGGTCCCCGTGTTCTCGCTGGTCGACACCCGGGCCTGGTACGTCCTGGCGAACTATCGCGAGACCGAACTCGACCACATTGCGCCCGGGATGGAGGCGGAGGTGTACGTGTTGACGGACCCCCGCCTCCGATTCAGGGGCACGGTGCAGGGGATAGGATGGGCGGTGAATCCCGAGGATCAACCGATCACTCCGGGACTCCCGCCGATCAAGCGCGAGCTCAACTGGGTGCACATCGCGCAACGATTTCCCGTGCGCATCCGCATCGACGACCCGCAGCCACCACACGTCTTCCGCGTCGGTGCGTCCGCGGTCGCGATCATCCGCGGCTGGCCCCCCGGCGGGCCCACCAACCGACCAGACTGA